The genomic region TCCTTCGGGGGCGATGGTCCACTCGGGGCCGAAGGGGCGGCTGACTCTGCGCCCGGTGATATCGAATATGTCGATCACAAAGGAACCGGCATGGGGCAGATGCAGCGCCAGACCGGCTTCGCCTGCCGAGGGATTCGGCCGGATCTGGAAATCCAGCCCGGTGAGAAATGGATCGGGGACCACGACACTGCCGGAATCAGGGTGGTGGAAATCGACGCAGCAGAGGAGATGGTCGGCGGCTTCGGAATCCCCCGATTGAAGACCGTAGGCCGCCAGATTACCGGGCGCCATGGCCGGTGTGTAGATGACGAAATGGTTTCCCATCTCAAGGACCGAATCGGTAAAGATGACGTAATCGAGATGGCCGGGCCAAAATAAGCCGCCGTCATTGCGCCAGGTGTAGCCCATCCGTCTTTCTGTTTGGCGCCAGTAGACAGGAGTCATCGGGGTCCAATCCCAATCCGGGTGGAAATCCTCCCCGAAGGGTCCCTCATTGATGATATCACCGGTGACCAGCGATTGAACCTGCTGGTTCAAACCAACGAAATTCATGTCGCCCATGATGAGAATTGGTGTGTCGCTCTGTAATGTTAAAATCCCACCCACTCGCTTTGCTTCTCGTATAAAAGAGAGAATATGATCCACTTCCATCTGGCGGTTCGCCTCCTCCTCGCAACAGGGGAGGTGCGCGTTGATGACAAGGATCTGGGTTCCCCGCAAGGCCGTTGCATCCAGTAGCACGGCGAGATTGCCATCGATAGCCCAGCTCTCGAGAACGGGGTAACGGCTGATGGTATGGCAATCATTGTTCCCGGCCGCGTACCAGCTCTCACCCGGCTCCAATGAAATCCAATCAGAGACAAAATCGACGACTTCCGCTGTCGTGTGTTCATAGATTTCCTGGAAACTCAGAATATCCGGAGCCACCGCGGCGAGCTGCCGGCCGAATCGAGAAGCCTGTCCGCCCGACCAAGGACCGTCCCTCTCGACATTGTAGGTCGATATCCGCATATCGTTCGGGTCGGAACGGCCCATCGTTATTATCTCATCGGGGGGCGGCGTTCCGTTGTCGAGTTTATAGGTGATGGTTTCCCCGGCTTCGGGAAGTTCGTCCCCTCCGGTTGATGCATCCCGGAAGAATATCCTGATGTCATTCCCGTTGAAGAGGTAGTGGCTGCCGTCAGGCCGGATGCCGCGCCCGATCGCCATCTCAAATACGGACGATGTGACGGAGGGGCCGCACCGGAAGCGAATATCGCTATAGTCTATATTCCAGGGGGATCCGCCCGTGTAAAAGTTACCGGTGAGCTCGCCGAATTTCCATTCCAGTTCGGCGCCGATACCATTAATATTTAAGCCGGTTTGATCATCTGCATCGGTATCGAGATAGAGGATGAGATTGTTATTCTGCTGCAGGTTCAAAACAGCGCCCAGGTCGATTTTCAGGTAGAGAAAGCGTGAATCGTCGGCCAGCAGGAGTTTTCCGAAATCGATGCCGGCGCCGTCGCCGGCCGCATCTTCATAAATGATCTCAACAACGTCCCAGTCGGGAAACCGGCCGTCGATGGTGATGGGATGGGGAGTGGCGCGGCCGCCCCCCGCGGCGAGCAGGATGATTGTGAAGGCCACATTCAGGAACCCGAATTGACAAAGAGGCCGGTTCTGTAACCTCTTCATTTTATACATTCGCCTCTGATCCATCTTGTGGGACCGTCCCGCCGTCCGGTTCAGCAAGAGGATGCCGCTTTATAATCACCATGGTCACATCATCCGATTGTGGAACCCCGGCCGCATGTTCCAAAACGGCCTTCAGGATTGCTTCCCGGATCCCGGCGACGGGGAGATGCGACGATTGACGGATGACCTGCAGCAGGCGCTCTTCGCCGAACATGTTGTCCATGGTTTTCTCATCTTCTATCTCCTCCGGCGGAATCTTTCCGGGTGGCGTCTTCCCGGTCGGATCGTCATCCCCGGGAACCGGCCCTTCGGCCTCAGTGACCCCGTCGGTATAGAGAACCAGGACATCTCCCGGTTTGATGGAAACTGTCTCTTGTTGATAGGCCTGTCCCGGCAACATGCCTATGAGCAGTCCGCCTTTCTCGAGATATTCAACCGCCCCATCGGCGCGCAGGAGGATCGGCGGATTGTGTCCCGCGTTGGTCGATGTAAATGTACAACTATTGATATCCAACACGCCATAAAAGAAGGTCACGAATCTCTGCGAGTGTGTCGAGTGAACCATTAGATCATTCACGCGGTTGACGATTTCACCCACGCTACTGGGGTGTATAACCTGCCCCTGAAGGCTCGCCTGAAGATTCGACATGAGCAGCGCGGCCGGTATGCCCTTGCCGGAGACGTCGCCGATAGCGATGCCCAGCCGGCCGTCGCCCTGTGTGAGGAAATCGAAATAGTCTCCGCCGACCTGAAGAGACGGCAGGCTGATCCCGGTCACCTCGAATCCTGAGATGGTCGGCGAGTCGTGGGGCAGAAGGCGCTCTTGGATTTCCCGGGCCATCTGCAGCTCCCGCTCGAGACGTTCGCGGGCCACCGCCTCTTCGCGGCCGTGTCTGACCGCGACGGTCATGTCATTAAAGGAGTCGGCCAGTACGCCGAATTCATCCTCGTTCGATATTTGAACATACGAATCCAAATCCCCTGCGGCCAGACGCAGTGTTCTGGAATGCAGCGAATTTACGGCGGATGTAATTCCCGTGGTGATACGGATGCCGAGGAAGAGAGCAAACCCCTCGAGTATCAGAAAAAGGATGCCGAGAAAAGCCAGGACAGCGATGACGGCCTGATTGATTTTGGAATTCTCTGTGGCGAATTCCTTAACGAGGTTTGCGAGACGGGCCTGGAGGTGAAAAACGATCTCTTTATGGCGGAAGCCTCCCGGCACCAGACGAAGTGTCTGCAACAGATCCCCCCCGAACTTCATGGGCCGGTTCCAGATAGAGAGCGCTGAGTCGGCCCCGCTTTCAGCCCTGTTCTGGAACCCCTTGATGTCGATCGAGAGACGGGATGTGTCCTCGGGGGATTCGATATACCTTGGATCGTCCGAATCAACGGTAACCGCTTGGCTCGTGTAGAGACCGACATCGCAGCGAAGCATTTTTGCGAGATAATCGAGGGGGTCCTGATTGACATGATAACCGCTCAAGCGGAGCGGGCCGGCGCTGAGTCCCCGCACATTGATAAGCCAGATTTCCGATTCGATGAGAAAATAGGCGGTCGTATCGGCCGGCGCCCAGTTGGGTTTGGGAACGCCGGTACCTGTTTCATCATCGTTCAAGGCCTCGGCGTCTTTAAGGGGTGTCTGCAGCGCGGTCACAAAGAGGCCGATCCACTTGGGCGGCTCAGGGACTTCGGGTCCGGTTGAGGGATCTTCCGGAATTGTTAAAGTAAAATAATCGGTAAAGGTTGTTCCTGAGAGATCTTTGCCGGCCGCTGTCTGGGCCGACCAATCCTCGAGGATACCGCGTCCGCGGGTGGCGAGACTTCCGCCGAGCGTGCCGTACAACAGGAGGATCATGAAAATCAATACCAGCACGAGGGGGACACCGGCGATGAAGAGGGCGCTGACCGCCAGCTTTGGTTTCAGGCGCATGAAATGAAGACGAATCCTAAAAAAGAGATTGAGAAGAGAAAAGATCCAGAACAGGCGCAGGGCGCCGAGGGCGGTACGGGCCAGGTTCTCAGCCAGTCCATGCAGCCAGGGAAGATCCGACACCTCGCCGCCGCTGAATCCCCATCCGACAGAAACAAATCCGGCCGCAATAAGGCCGAGAAAGAAAATTTTGGCGCGCCGGGCGGAGAGCATCCTTTGATAGGGAGCATATGTCCGGAAAAACAAAAAAACGCCGAATGTCGGAATAGCGATATACCGCCCTGCTTCATTCGGCCCAAATGCGACCAGTGTCGCGCCGGCAAGGACGAGATAGATCATCCAGAAGATCCGGAAACGTGTTTCCAGAAGAAGGAAGCGAATCGCCGTGAACCAGGTCCCGGTCAGGACGAGGGCGGCGATCCAAACACTGAAAGCATTGTGTCCACCGAGCAGTCGGTGGACCCCCCAGGCCAGGATCGAACCGAGGACGATCATGAGGGATAAACGCCAAGCCGGTTGATTAATCGGCGAAGGTTGGACCCGCCACGGTTTCAGTGCGACTTCAGGATCTGACATTCGGCCGGCTCCTCATCATTCAACCCATTCGACCCCTTACGGAGCTGTCTTTCTGAAGACATTTGGAGCTTATTATTGAGCGAAATCCGGTCCGTTGCAATCGCCCTGATGTCCCGCCCACCCTGAGGATTCCTTGCAAATCCTTGCAAAAACAACCTTTTCTGCGGCACTATCAGTGCTATGACCCCTATAGGGAAAAGCCCGCCTCGCCGGGATGGAATGGATAAGGTCACGGGAGAGGCCCTGTATACCGACGATCTCACCCTGCCCGGGATGATCTTTGGAGCCACATTAAGAAGTCCCCACCCGCATGCCCGCATCAAGAGGGTGCGATGGAAGTCCGCTTCCGCCCCTGACGGCGCTATCTGTATAACATCGGGCGATATCCCTGGTCCCAACGGGGTTCAGCTTCTCGATGATTCCTGGCCGGTTCTGGCGGATAAGATCGTGCACCATATCGGCGAGCCGGTGGCTTTGACCGCAGCGGCGACGAGGGAAGCCGCGCAACGGGCTTTGCAGGCCATTGAGATCGAATACGAACCTCTCCCACCCGCGTTGAGTTGGGAGGAGGCGGAGCAACTCGAACCCCTTTATACGCTCTCGCTGAACCATGGGGATATTCAACAGGCATTCACTCAGGCCGACAGCATTTTTGAAGAAGAGTACCGCACGGGGCATCAAGAACAGCTTTATATTGAGTGCCAGGGAATGATCGCCTGGTTCGACGATGATGGCATGTTAAAGATCATCGGCTCGATGCAATGTCCGTACTATGTGCAAAAAGCCTTGATGCACACCCTGCAAATCCCCGAGGATAAGATCAGCGTTAAACCGGCGGCTGTCGGTGGGGCGTTCGGGGGCAAAGAAGATTTCCCCAGTCTTCTCGCGATCCATGCGGCCCTGCTGGCGCGTCACAGCGGGCATCCCGTCAAAATGGTCTATGACCGCCATGAAGATCTCATGGTCACCCCAAAGCGGCATCCCTCCCGTATCCGTCACCGGACCGGCGTCAGCAAAGAGGGACGTCTTTTGGCGATGGAGATCAAGATTGATTTGGATGGGGGGGCGTTCCAAACGCTATCACCCGTCGTTCTCTCGCGGGCCGTTCTGCACGCAACGGGACCCTATCGTTGCCCGAATGTACAAATTTTTGGACGTGTGCTGAGAACGCACACGGTGCCCAACGCGGCCTTCCGCGGATTTGGAGCACCTCAAGTTCACTTTGCGGTGGAGCGGATGATCGACCATGTCGCCCGGGCCCTGAAAATGAATCCCTTTGATATCCGGAAGATCAATGTGGTGCACCCGGAGGATCGTCTGGCCACCGGTCAGGTTCTGGATGAGTCGACCTCGGCGCATCTTGTTCTGGAGGAAGTGGAAAAGATCACAAAATTCCGGCGCCGGTGGCGCTCGATGGAGCGGGCCCGTGCGCGCCGGCAGGGTGACGAGCCGATGCGCGGCATCGGATTGAGCCTCAGTTTCCACGGGGCCGGGTTCACCGGTTTGGGAGAGCACCGGATGCGTTCTCCTGCAACGGTGCGGCTTACCGCCGATGGACGGATGGAGGTATTGACGGCGCAAACTGAGATGGGCCAGGGTTGTTCCACGATCCTGCCGCAAATCGCCGCGGCCGCCGCGGGCCTCCGGCTCGAGGATGTTATCGCTCACGAGCCCGATACGGCCGTCGTTCCCGATTCGGGGCCCACCGTGGCGTCGCGAACGACGATGATCGTGGGTGGAACGGTGGAGCGCGCCGCGCGGGAACTCCGTGACCGGGTTATACATTGGGCGCAGGAGCATCTGGGAACGGGGCCGGATCTCGAGATCCGCGACAGTGAGGTCAGGGGTCCGAAAGGATCGGTCTCGCCATTTCGTGATATCGGCCGCGCATGCTATGAACAGGGAGGGCCCCGTGAGGTGACGCTCCATCATGAGCCCCCCGCATGGCAGGAGTTCGATGAATCAACGTACCGGGGGGTCGCCTATGCGACCTATGGGTGGGCGGCGCATGTGATCGAAGTGGATATCGATCCCGATACGCTGGAACCGCGTCCGCTGAAGGCGACGGGGGTCGCCGAAGTGGGCCGTGTGATTCATCCTACAATGTGCAAGGGGCAGTTTGAGGGGGGGACACTGCAGGCCATCGGTTATGCCCTGACCGAAGAGATGAAAATGAAGCAAGGGAAATATCTCAATGACCGCCTCACGACCTATATCATTCCGACAATGAAGGACAGCCCCAAGATGGAGGTCACTTTTCTGGACCGGCCCTGGCAGGGAGGGGCTTTTGGAGCCAAAGGGATCGGCGAGTTGCCGATGAATGGCGCGGCGCCCGCAGTCATTCAAGCGATCGAAAACGCCACCGGCATCATACCGGTCGCCTTACCGTCCACGCCGGAGCGGCTCTATCGATGGATGATGGAGGGGAGAACAACGGGTGAAGATTGATTTCGTGCTGAACGGGCGGAAAGTGTCGGCTGAAGGCGATCCGATGGATCGGCTTCTCGATTTGCTGCGTGAAAAGTTCAAGCTCACCGGGACCAAGGAGGGATGCGGTGAAGGCGAATGCGGCGCCTGCACGGTTTTACTCGACGGAGAGCCGGTTCTCTCATGCCTGGTCCCGATCTTCCAGTGCCAAGGCCGCGAGGTTATGACGGTGGAGGGGGTCGCCGCCGATCCCGAGGCGCAAGCCTTTCTTGAGCGCTTTGTGCAAGAGGGCGGCGTTCAGTGCGGGGCTTGTACGCCGGGCATTATCGTTACGGGATGGAAGCTGTCTCAAAATAAAGCGCGGTTGCGCCGGGGCGAGATTAAAAACGCCCTGGCCGGGAATCTCTGCCGCTGCACAGGTTATGAAGCGATCGTGCGGGCGCTGGAGCGGGAGAGTCCCTCATGATACGCGCCCTGGCTCCGCGCTCGCTCGAAGAAGCGATTTATTGTCTAACCGAGAATCCGGATTTGATTCCCGCCGCTGGTTGCACGGACCTCATGGTGACACAGCATGTCATGGGACTCGATGCGACGGGTGTGATGGATCTGCTGCGGATACCCCGTCTCCGCGGTATCCGCCGCTACCCCGGTGGATGGGAGATCGGCGCGACGACGACCTTCTCTGACATCAGCCGTTCGCGGCGGTTGCATGCAGCGCTTCCCGCATTGACCGTCGCCGCGTCGCACATCGGCGCCTGGCAGATTCAAAATCGGGCCACACTGGGCGGTAATATCGCCAATGCCAGTCCCGCGGGGGATTCCCTGCCCGTTCTGCTGTCCCTCGGCGCCCGGATTGTTGCGGCCGGCAGTGAGGGGCTGCGCGAAATCCCCTATGAGTCCTTTCATACCGGCTATCGTAAGACGGCTTTGAGCAAGGGTGAGATCATCGCCTGGGTCCATATTCCCGATCCGCTGCCGGAGTCGATCCAATTTTTCCGCAAAGTCGGTACGCGCCAAGCCCAATCGATCAGCAAAATCGCGCTGGCGCTTTGCGCTGCTTATCGGAACGGCCGGATCGAATCGGTGCGCATCGGCGCGGGCAGTATCGCGCCGGTGCCGATCCGCCTGTACAAAACAGAGCAACTGCTGACGGGCCGGCCGGGTGATCCGGCGGCGGCGGATGAAGCGGCGGCGGCCGCGATGAATGAGGTCACCCCGATCGACGACGTCCGCTCCACGGCGGAATACCGCCGCTACGTCCTGGGGCGCCTCGTGCGCCGGATGGTTCTTCGTCTGGGCGGGTATCTCTAGTGAGCGCTAATCACATAGAGTTTCTCCTCAACGGCGCCGTTCAACGGGTCACGACGCGGCCTGGAGAAACTCTTCTCGATACTCTGCGAAACCGGTGCGGCATCCGGTCGATCAAAGACGGTTGCAGCCCTCAGGGCCAATGCGGATGCTGTCTCGTGCTGATCAATGGACACCCGCGGACGACCTGCGCTCTGCCGACAGAACGGATTCAAGGGAAAGAGATCCTCACTCTCGAAGGACTCCCCGAAGAGGAGCGCCGCTGGATCGCCCGGTCCTTTGTCGCGGCGGCCGGGCTTCAGTGTGGCTTCTGTATTCCCGGAATCGCCCTTCGCGCCAAGGTTCTCATCGACAAGAATCCGAATCCCACGCGGGCGGAAATCGCTCTGGCGCTTGACGGACACCTCTGCCGGTGCACTGGTTATACAAAAATCATCGACGCCGTGGAGCTTATGGCCCGGGCGCGACGGGAGGAGTTTTTGCCCGAACCATGCGCCGACGGCCGCGTGGGTGATCCTCTGGCCCGCTACCGTGGGGAGGATCTGGTGCTGGGGCAGCGTCCCTATGTCGCCGATCTGCACAAACCCGGTATGTTGCACGGAGCCGTTCTGCTATCCCCCCACGCCCGGGCGAAGGTGTTGAAGATCGAGACCTCGCGCGCCGAAGCTCTTCCCGGTGTGAAAGCTGTGATCACGGCCGCCGATGTGCCGGGAGAACGGTGGTACGGCCTCATCCATAATGATTGGCCCGGTTTTGTCTCCATCGGCGAAGAGGTCCGCTGCGTGGGGGATATTCTGGCCGCGGTCGCCGCGATTGATGAAGCAACCGCCCGCGAAGCGCGTGACTTGATTGCGGTCGAATATGAAGTGTTGGAACCGGTGCTGGACCCCATATCCGCCATGCGGGATGAATGCCATCGGGTCAATCCGCGACATGCGAATATCCTTTCCCGCACTGAAATCAAACGCGGGAATGTGGAAGAGGCGCTGAAGGCATCAGCTCATGTTGCCTGCGGAACTTGGGAAACACAGAGAATTGAACATCTCTTTCTGGAGACCGAGTGCGCCCTGGCCGAGGTTCGACCCGGCGGCAAACTGACGCTCTATACGCAGGGCCAGGGGATTTTCGACGACCGCCGCCAGGTCGCCGGCTTTTTGAACATTCCTGAGGATGATGTGTTTGTCGAGTTGGTTCCCAATGGCGGCGCTTTCGGCGGGAAAGAGGATATCTCGATTCAGACCCATGCCGCCCTGCTGGCCTGGATGACCCAAAAACCGGTCATGCTGGCGCTCAGCCGCGAGGAATCAATCCGTATCCATCCCAAAAGGCATCCACTGACGCTGCATTATACATTGGGATGCGATAACGAAGGTCATTTCACCGCTTTGAAGGCGAAAATCGTCGGCGACACCGGCGCCTATGCCTCTGTCGGAGACAAGGTTTTAGAGCGCGCCGCCGGCCATGCCTGCGGTCCGTATCGCGTGCCTGCGGTCGATTTGGAAGCGACGGCCGTTTGTACAAACAATCCGCCCTCAGGGGCCATGCGCGGTTTCGGCGCCAACCAGGCCCATTTTGCGATGGAGGGGTGCATTGACCAGTTGTGCAGCAAAACAGGGATCGATCCTTGGGACATGCGCTGGCGGAACGCCGTCGAAGTTGGAGATATGCTCTCTACCGGCCAGATCCTTGAGGCATCGGTGGGGGTGAAGAAAACACTGACAGCCGTGAAAGGCGATTACGATGAGGCCCGGGCACAGGGCCGCGCGGTGGGTATTGCCTGTGGGATCAAGAACAGCGGGATTGGGAACGGCGTTTTGGAATGGGGGAAGGCCCGCCTTGTTGTCGAGAAGGATGGTACGATTACCTTATACAATGGATACACTGAAATGGGCCAGGGCTTGCTGACCGTTCTTATCCAATGCGCCGTCGAGGTAACCGGACTTCCCGCCGCGCGATTCCGTCCAAGAGTCGATACGACCTATGCGCTGGGATGCGGCCAGACGACCGGTTCGCGGGCGACCCTCTTCGGCGGCCGGGCCGTCAAGAGCGCGGCTGAAAAGTTGAAGAAGGATCTCGACCGGGAGGGATCATTGAGTCTTCTGACCGGCCGTGTCTATGCGGCCGATGTCCTTGTCGATGATACGACAGCGCTGGGAGCGCCGGTCCCCAAGATCAAAACGCATACGGCCTACGGTTATGCGACGCAGCTTTGCATCCTTGATGAAACGGGGCGAGTGAAGCGGATGGTAGCGGCGCATGATGTGGGCCGGGTGATCAATCCGGCTCTGTGCGAGGGGCAGATTCAGGGAGCGATCCACATGGGGCTCGGATACGCCCTGACGGAGGAATTGCCCTGTCCCGATGGGATGCCGGCGACTTTCACATTACGGGAGCTGGGCGTGCTGCGGGCGAAGGATATGCCCGAAATCAAGGTGATCCTAATTGAGGAGCACGAACCCGAGGGGCCTTTCGGCGCCAAGGGAGTGGGGGAAATCGGCCTCGTTCCGACGGCGGCGGCCGTGGCCGGGGCCCTGGAAGCTTATGATGGGATCCGCCGGACCCGTCTTCCGATGAAGGATTCGCCGGCGGCCCACGCCATGAGTGTCGGCCGGATCCGCGCCCGGCGGGGCCGCTCGTCATGAGTTCCCCCGCGAGAAAGCCGGGGCGGGTCAACGCCCACACCCACCTCTACAGCGGGTTGGCTTCATTGGGAATGCCGCCGCCGAAAAAGGAACCCGAAAACTTTCTTGAGATTCTCGAACACGTTTGGTGGAAGCTTGATGGCGCGCTCGATGAAAGGGGCCTACTCGCTGCGGCGCGCTATTATGTCGCCGATGCCCTGTATGCCGGCACGTCGACATTGATAGATCACCATGAATCCCCGAATCTGATTGAGGGCTCCCTCGATCTGCTGGCGGATACCTGCCAGATGCTGGGCATGAGAGCGGTTCTCTGCTATGGGGCTACGGAACGCAACGGCGGAAGGACTGAAGCCCGGCGCGGCTTGGAAGAATCCCGCCGCTTTATCAAAGAAAACAATCGGCCCTTGGTCCGGGGTGTCGTCGGCCTGCATGCCTCCTTCACCGTTTCCGACGAAACGATCCGGGAGGCGGGCGATTTGTGCCGTGATTTGGGAACGGTCCTGCATATCCATCTGGCCGAAGATAGAGCGGATGTTGAGGATGCCCGGTCGCGGGGGTACGAGGGTCCACTGGAAAGGTTGATCCAGCTTGGCGCCTTGCCCAAGGGATCGATTCTCGCCCACGGCGTTCATCTGACCGCGGCGCAGGTCCGCCGAACGCAAGAGCATGGCTGTTGGATTGTACAAAACCCGCGCTCGAATCGTGGGAACCGGGTTGGTTACCCCAAGGCGCTTGGGAACAGCGATCGGACCGCCTTGGGGACCGATGGTTATCCCGCCCGGATGGATGAGGAGGAAGAAGCCCTCTTTGAAACGGGGCTTCCGCATGAGGCCCGGGAATTACTGGAAGAACGTTTGGCCGGGGGGTATAGATTGACCGCCGAGCGCTTCGATGATCCTGACGTGGAAATGAAAGATGCGGTCTACCATGAGGAAGGCCGCGTCATGAGCCTCTTTGTCGATAACCGTGCGGTTATCGAATGTGGCCGGCTGCATACAGCGGATTGGGAGGAGATTCAATTCCACGCCCGCCAAGAAGCGGAACGGCTGTGGGATAGAATGGATTTTCTGTAGGATATCGATAGGATTTTAAAATCTGGTCGTGCGCCTGATGATCTAACCTGAGAGGAAACGATGCCCAAACTTGGATTGGAAACGCATGTTGTCGATAATAATGTCTATAAGAACAGTGTTAAACGCTTTAAAGATGCGGGGATAATCCTCCCCTCTTTTGCGGAGCTGGCCGATCCATCCCAAATCCCGCAATCGATCACTCAGGCCCTCGTGGATGTGGATCCCGGCGCCGCCGCGTCATTGAATCTTTTCCGTGTACATTGGTTCAACGAGGCGGGGGGGCGGGGCACGCAGAAGATCCCGGATCATATCGTGCTGCCGAAATCACTCACCGGGGTTTCCGCTCGAATTATCGTTCTCTTCGGGGACCTCTTTCCGATGATCCAAACGCACAAGGTTCTTGCGGCGTACGGTTGTTTGGCGCCGCGGATCATCACGGGACAATTTGACCCGATCACACATCGAGCCGTATGGCCGTCAACGGGAAATTACTGCCGCGGGGGCGTCGCCATCTCAAAGATCATGGGATGCCGCGGGGTGGCGGTCCTCCCCGCGGGGATGAGTCGCGAGAGGTTCCAGTGGCTCGAAAATTGGGTCATGGAGCCTGAAGATATCATCAAGACTCCGGGATCGGAAAGTAATGTTAAGGAGATATACGATAAATGCAATGAGCTGGATGCCGACGCGCAAAATATAATATTTAACCAGTTTTGCGAGTTTGGAAACAGCCTTTCGCACTACCTCTGCACCGGCCGGGCCATGGAATCCGTTTATGAGACGGCGGCCGGGACGCGCCCCGGATCGCGTCTGCGGGCCTTTGTCGCCTCGTCGGGATCCGCGGGGACGCTGGCCGCGGGAGATTACTTAAAGGAGAAGTTCGGCAGTCTCACGGCGGTCGTCGAGGCGCTGGAATGTCCTACAATATTGTATAATGGTTTTGGGGAACACAATATTCAGGGAATCGGCGATAAGCATATTCCATTTATTCATAATGTGATGAAGACCGATCTTGCCATGGCTGTTTCAGAGGTCAGCACCGATGCGTTGAACGTCCTTTTCAATACAAAGACGGGGCGCGACTACCTCGTCGAGCGGAAGGAAATCCCATGGTCGGTTGTGGAGGCTCTGGGGCGATTCGGCCTCTCGAGTATATGCAATATCATGGCCGCTGTGAAAATCGCCAAGCATTACGATATGGGACCCGATGATGTCATTATGACGGTGGCGACTGATGGCGCCGAATTATACAGAACAGAGCGGGACAAGGTTCTCAAAGAAACGTACTCGACGGGATTTTCGGATCTTGATGCAGCGGAGGTTTTCGGTCGGGATCTCATGGGTATTACAACGGATCACCTACTGGAGCTTTCCCATCTCGACCGGCAGCGGATCTTTAATCTGGGATATTATACCTGGGTTGAGCAGCAGGGAGTGACAATCGAGGAATTCACCGCGCGGAGAGAAAATCATTTCTGGACCGGTCTGC from Candidatus Eisenbacteria bacterium harbors:
- a CDS encoding SpoIIE family protein phosphatase, with product MSDPEVALKPWRVQPSPINQPAWRLSLMIVLGSILAWGVHRLLGGHNAFSVWIAALVLTGTWFTAIRFLLLETRFRIFWMIYLVLAGATLVAFGPNEAGRYIAIPTFGVFLFFRTYAPYQRMLSARRAKIFFLGLIAAGFVSVGWGFSGGEVSDLPWLHGLAENLARTALGALRLFWIFSLLNLFFRIRLHFMRLKPKLAVSALFIAGVPLVLVLIFMILLLYGTLGGSLATRGRGILEDWSAQTAAGKDLSGTTFTDYFTLTIPEDPSTGPEVPEPPKWIGLFVTALQTPLKDAEALNDDETGTGVPKPNWAPADTTAYFLIESEIWLINVRGLSAGPLRLSGYHVNQDPLDYLAKMLRCDVGLYTSQAVTVDSDDPRYIESPEDTSRLSIDIKGFQNRAESGADSALSIWNRPMKFGGDLLQTLRLVPGGFRHKEIVFHLQARLANLVKEFATENSKINQAVIAVLAFLGILFLILEGFALFLGIRITTGITSAVNSLHSRTLRLAAGDLDSYVQISNEDEFGVLADSFNDMTVAVRHGREEAVARERLERELQMAREIQERLLPHDSPTISGFEVTGISLPSLQVGGDYFDFLTQGDGRLGIAIGDVSGKGIPAALLMSNLQASLQGQVIHPSSVGEIVNRVNDLMVHSTHSQRFVTFFYGVLDINSCTFTSTNAGHNPPILLRADGAVEYLEKGGLLIGMLPGQAYQQETVSIKPGDVLVLYTDGVTEAEGPVPGDDDPTGKTPPGKIPPEEIEDEKTMDNMFGEERLLQVIRQSSHLPVAGIREAILKAVLEHAAGVPQSDDVTMVIIKRHPLAEPDGGTVPQDGSEANV
- a CDS encoding xanthine dehydrogenase family protein subunit M yields the protein MIRALAPRSLEEAIYCLTENPDLIPAAGCTDLMVTQHVMGLDATGVMDLLRIPRLRGIRRYPGGWEIGATTTFSDISRSRRLHAALPALTVAASHIGAWQIQNRATLGGNIANASPAGDSLPVLLSLGARIVAAGSEGLREIPYESFHTGYRKTALSKGEIIAWVHIPDPLPESIQFFRKVGTRQAQSISKIALALCAAYRNGRIESVRIGAGSIAPVPIRLYKTEQLLTGRPGDPAAADEAAAAAMNEVTPIDDVRSTAEYRRYVLGRLVRRMVLRLGGYL
- a CDS encoding xanthine dehydrogenase family protein molybdopterin-binding subunit, which produces MDKVTGEALYTDDLTLPGMIFGATLRSPHPHARIKRVRWKSASAPDGAICITSGDIPGPNGVQLLDDSWPVLADKIVHHIGEPVALTAAATREAAQRALQAIEIEYEPLPPALSWEEAEQLEPLYTLSLNHGDIQQAFTQADSIFEEEYRTGHQEQLYIECQGMIAWFDDDGMLKIIGSMQCPYYVQKALMHTLQIPEDKISVKPAAVGGAFGGKEDFPSLLAIHAALLARHSGHPVKMVYDRHEDLMVTPKRHPSRIRHRTGVSKEGRLLAMEIKIDLDGGAFQTLSPVVLSRAVLHATGPYRCPNVQIFGRVLRTHTVPNAAFRGFGAPQVHFAVERMIDHVARALKMNPFDIRKINVVHPEDRLATGQVLDESTSAHLVLEEVEKITKFRRRWRSMERARARRQGDEPMRGIGLSLSFHGAGFTGLGEHRMRSPATVRLTADGRMEVLTAQTEMGQGCSTILPQIAAAAAGLRLEDVIAHEPDTAVVPDSGPTVASRTTMIVGGTVERAARELRDRVIHWAQEHLGTGPDLEIRDSEVRGPKGSVSPFRDIGRACYEQGGPREVTLHHEPPAWQEFDESTYRGVAYATYGWAAHVIEVDIDPDTLEPRPLKATGVAEVGRVIHPTMCKGQFEGGTLQAIGYALTEEMKMKQGKYLNDRLTTYIIPTMKDSPKMEVTFLDRPWQGGAFGAKGIGELPMNGAAPAVIQAIENATGIIPVALPSTPERLYRWMMEGRTTGED
- a CDS encoding (2Fe-2S)-binding protein, coding for MKIDFVLNGRKVSAEGDPMDRLLDLLREKFKLTGTKEGCGEGECGACTVLLDGEPVLSCLVPIFQCQGREVMTVEGVAADPEAQAFLERFVQEGGVQCGACTPGIIVTGWKLSQNKARLRRGEIKNALAGNLCRCTGYEAIVRALERESPS
- a CDS encoding endonuclease/exonuclease/phosphatase family protein, translating into MKRLQNRPLCQFGFLNVAFTIILLAAGGGRATPHPITIDGRFPDWDVVEIIYEDAAGDGAGIDFGKLLLADDSRFLYLKIDLGAVLNLQQNNNLILYLDTDADDQTGLNINGIGAELEWKFGELTGNFYTGGSPWNIDYSDIRFRCGPSVTSSVFEMAIGRGIRPDGSHYLFNGNDIRIFFRDASTGGDELPEAGETITYKLDNGTPPPDEIITMGRSDPNDMRISTYNVERDGPWSGGQASRFGRQLAAVAPDILSFQEIYEHTTAEVVDFVSDWISLEPGESWYAAGNNDCHTISRYPVLESWAIDGNLAVLLDATALRGTQILVINAHLPCCEEEANRQMEVDHILSFIREAKRVGGILTLQSDTPILIMGDMNFVGLNQQVQSLVTGDIINEGPFGEDFHPDWDWTPMTPVYWRQTERRMGYTWRNDGGLFWPGHLDYVIFTDSVLEMGNHFVIYTPAMAPGNLAAYGLQSGDSEAADHLLCCVDFHHPDSGSVVVPDPFLTGLDFQIRPNPSAGEAGLALHLPHAGSFVIDIFDITGRRVSRPFGPEWTIAPEGTSAFSWKPMSLDGDLLRPGTYFVRLRSRYAWGGGTTTFKWTHLRSSAPKQ